Proteins found in one Nostoc sp. NIES-3756 genomic segment:
- a CDS encoding segregation/condensation protein A, with protein sequence MDASELLETITLLIEQAEQGEIDPWDVKVIEVIDRYLELMTPKTTARGYESDLSQSGQAFLSASMLVLFKANTLMQLSTAEDLADIEDDLLIENGDGIFHQTHRLPLERVLRRRPAAMPPPKRRVTLQELIAQLQIMANQLKLVQKVSKPERPKRQPTVKAMREALELAHQENLTEVAGELEQVLRCSSEQLLLEQNYLNLEQLVQLWSQTKQSQELSAHESVNSHLVSVFWALLLLSAQSKVELSQEEFYQEVKIRLITDAANTYQSLEQPMN encoded by the coding sequence ATGGATGCTTCCGAGCTATTAGAAACAATCACACTTTTAATTGAGCAAGCAGAACAAGGAGAAATAGATCCTTGGGATGTCAAGGTTATTGAGGTGATTGACCGTTATTTAGAATTAATGACACCAAAGACAACTGCTAGAGGCTACGAATCGGACTTGTCCCAATCTGGGCAGGCTTTTTTATCAGCCTCCATGCTAGTTTTATTCAAGGCTAATACCTTGATGCAGTTGTCTACAGCAGAAGATTTAGCAGATATTGAAGATGACCTACTTATCGAGAATGGAGATGGCATTTTCCATCAAACCCATCGTCTACCTTTAGAGCGAGTTTTGCGCCGACGGCCAGCCGCTATGCCACCACCAAAACGCCGTGTAACCTTGCAAGAGCTAATCGCCCAGTTGCAAATTATGGCGAATCAGCTCAAACTGGTACAAAAAGTTAGCAAACCAGAACGTCCCAAACGTCAGCCTACTGTCAAGGCAATGCGGGAGGCGCTAGAGTTAGCGCACCAAGAAAATTTGACGGAAGTAGCAGGTGAGTTGGAGCAAGTATTGCGTTGTTCATCTGAACAATTATTATTAGAACAAAATTACTTAAACTTAGAACAACTCGTACAATTGTGGTCTCAGACAAAGCAATCACAGGAATTATCAGCGCATGAATCGGTAAATAGTCATCTAGTCAGCGTTTTTTGGGCTTTATTGCTGCTATCGGCACAATCTAAGGTAGAGCTATCTCAAGAGGAA
- a CDS encoding baeRF7 domain-containing protein: MSLLSIDELKNLIENSQAPCVSLYMPMQKAGPEIRQNPIRFKNLVREAEERLQALEIPANEIENLLQPAKELDEAEFWENQDHGLAIFISPQVFRYYSLPIECQELVVVSHQFHFKPLLHLINSDGKFYILALGQKDLKFFEGTRTSITEVEVENMPKSVDEVLQYDETGKEGQFRSATSKGSNNNPFTRSQPGAFHGQGSPDRDQHQEAILQFFHAVDTVLHEKLRDQKAPLILAGVDYLHPIYREANKYPHLLEQGITKRQEVFQADELHTEAWELVEPLFHQSEQETIELFQQLAGEDTGTASSDIKEIISAAYYQRVDSLIVPVGQQIWGTFDPDTQAVDLHPEQQPEDGDILDLAAIHTLLNGGTVYAVEPEQMPDGKPVAAIFRY; this comes from the coding sequence ATGAGTCTACTATCTATTGATGAGTTAAAAAATTTAATTGAAAATTCTCAAGCACCTTGTGTATCTCTTTATATGCCTATGCAGAAAGCAGGCCCGGAGATTCGCCAAAACCCGATTCGCTTTAAAAATTTAGTGCGTGAGGCTGAAGAACGTTTGCAGGCATTAGAGATTCCCGCTAACGAAATTGAAAATTTACTGCAACCAGCCAAAGAATTAGACGAGGCTGAGTTTTGGGAAAACCAAGACCACGGTTTAGCAATTTTTATTTCGCCGCAAGTCTTCCGTTACTACAGTCTGCCGATAGAGTGTCAAGAATTGGTAGTTGTGAGTCATCAATTCCATTTCAAACCGTTGCTGCATTTAATTAATAGCGATGGCAAATTTTATATTCTCGCTCTGGGTCAAAAGGATCTGAAGTTTTTTGAGGGAACTCGCACTAGCATCACTGAGGTAGAAGTAGAAAATATGCCCAAGAGTGTTGATGAGGTTCTTCAATACGATGAAACCGGCAAAGAGGGGCAATTCCGCAGCGCTACATCTAAGGGTAGTAACAATAATCCCTTTACGCGATCGCAGCCTGGAGCATTCCACGGTCAAGGTAGTCCCGACCGAGATCAACACCAAGAAGCCATCTTACAGTTTTTCCACGCTGTTGATACGGTGTTACACGAAAAACTACGGGATCAAAAAGCGCCTTTAATTTTGGCTGGTGTGGACTATCTCCACCCCATTTATCGTGAAGCTAACAAGTATCCTCATCTTTTGGAACAAGGTATTACTAAAAGACAAGAAGTTTTCCAAGCAGATGAGTTACATACCGAAGCTTGGGAACTTGTCGAACCTTTGTTCCATCAGTCAGAACAGGAAACTATTGAGCTTTTCCAACAACTAGCCGGAGAGGACACTGGTACAGCCTCTAGCGATATCAAGGAAATTATTTCCGCCGCTTATTACCAAAGGGTTGATTCGTTAATCGTCCCTGTAGGGCAGCAAATCTGGGGTACATTTGACCCAGATACACAAGCTGTAGACTTGCACCCAGAGCAACAGCCGGAAGACGGAGATATTTTGGACTTAGCAGCAATTCATACGTTACTCAACGGTGGTACGGTTTACGCTGTTGAACCAGAACAAATGCCTGATGGTAAACCAGTTGCGGCGATTTTCCGATATTAA
- a CDS encoding putative PEP-binding protein, producing the protein MDKLYWLDQIKLQDRPKVGDKAFYLSKIRQRGYPVVPGFVVPEEVLRLFLETLNSSESLVANLPNSSLHLDVANWRQLQQMAGRLRQEITHAVVPQQWVEKILLAAREWQTDYLIFRPSLAIGNTTNRVRNTTGLLDATFCHCDETAIAHTLKHTWGQLFRARSLLYWQRMGVNLQEVNLAILVQPVQNAIASGLLNANSSGWKIEATWGLGLALTQGEVIPDTYHIQHETGIVLERHLGHKMVAYRLDSSVLLHSEASVLENTCVGAYLVEEPQQQQYALTEESLQHIINLGHQLESELGQSFTIEWVIAQENETTHIYITQVSTPQSAIPNLQFIKGVGAGRGRVTANAYVVNNPQQPDNLPKGIILVVPAITPDWLPLLQRAVGIVTVQGGLTSHAAILARELGIPAVVNVADATVLIPHGERLLIDGDRGEVYLLKDEIITIDNQTQQDITPSFPPIVNRQMPIIATQLLVNLSQPNLIEQVQNLPVDGVGLLRSELMLLPLLQGQHPNFWLLEGRQSELLEQWTELIIQFARAFAPRPVFYRTLDWRSHELSANSSQSAPQSALGDRGTFSYVRNSSVFELELSAIANAQKAGYDNLHLLLPFVRSVPEFSFCRQKVEQLGLTQVPQFQLWIMAEVPSVLFLLPEYVKAGVAGISIGTNDLTQLLLGVDREQGDITKVLNERHPAVMAAISQLIQMSKTAGIPCSICGQAPAIYPEIIDELVQWGITSISVEPEAVERTYQAIARAEQRIILAAARQQIGGVGK; encoded by the coding sequence GTGGACAAACTCTACTGGCTTGATCAAATTAAATTACAAGACCGTCCTAAAGTTGGTGACAAAGCTTTCTATTTAAGCAAAATTAGGCAGCGTGGCTACCCGGTTGTTCCTGGTTTTGTGGTTCCAGAAGAAGTTTTACGATTATTTCTAGAGACCCTCAACAGTTCAGAGTCACTAGTTGCCAACTTACCTAATTCTTCCCTACACTTGGACGTAGCCAATTGGCGACAACTCCAGCAAATGGCGGGTCGTCTACGCCAGGAAATTACTCATGCAGTCGTTCCACAACAGTGGGTGGAGAAAATTCTTCTTGCCGCTAGGGAATGGCAAACTGATTATTTAATTTTTCGCCCTAGTTTGGCAATAGGAAATACAACAAACAGAGTCAGGAACACTACCGGACTGTTGGATGCAACTTTTTGCCATTGCGATGAAACTGCGATCGCCCATACTCTCAAGCATACCTGGGGTCAGCTATTTCGTGCCAGAAGCTTATTATATTGGCAGCGTATGGGAGTTAACCTGCAAGAAGTTAACTTGGCAATTTTAGTCCAGCCGGTGCAAAATGCGATCGCTAGTGGTTTACTCAACGCTAACTCCTCAGGCTGGAAAATCGAAGCTACTTGGGGCTTAGGACTAGCACTAACTCAAGGTGAAGTCATACCCGATACATACCATATTCAGCATGAAACGGGTATTGTCTTAGAAAGACATCTAGGACATAAAATGGTGGCTTACCGTCTCGATAGTTCGGTATTGCTACACTCTGAAGCATCTGTGCTAGAAAACACCTGTGTAGGTGCGTACTTAGTGGAAGAACCACAACAGCAACAGTACGCTTTAACTGAAGAATCCCTCCAACACATAATTAACTTAGGTCATCAATTAGAAAGTGAACTAGGGCAAAGTTTTACCATTGAGTGGGTAATTGCCCAAGAAAATGAAACGACCCATATCTACATTACTCAAGTTAGTACTCCCCAATCTGCCATCCCCAATTTACAGTTCATCAAAGGTGTTGGCGCAGGTAGAGGGCGTGTGACAGCAAATGCTTATGTAGTTAACAATCCTCAACAGCCTGACAATCTACCAAAAGGAATAATTTTAGTAGTGCCAGCCATCACACCAGATTGGTTGCCGTTACTACAAAGAGCCGTTGGTATTGTCACAGTTCAGGGAGGATTAACCAGCCACGCCGCCATCTTAGCAAGAGAATTGGGCATTCCTGCTGTGGTGAATGTAGCAGATGCCACAGTGTTAATTCCTCATGGTGAGCGATTGCTAATAGATGGCGATCGCGGTGAGGTATATCTATTAAAAGATGAAATAATTACAATCGACAATCAAACTCAGCAAGACATTACCCCATCATTTCCACCTATTGTTAATAGGCAAATGCCAATAATTGCCACTCAATTGCTAGTCAACCTCAGTCAACCGAATCTCATTGAACAAGTGCAGAACTTGCCTGTGGATGGAGTAGGATTATTGCGTTCAGAACTGATGTTACTACCTTTACTTCAGGGGCAACATCCCAACTTTTGGTTATTAGAAGGACGGCAATCTGAACTATTAGAACAATGGACAGAGTTGATTATCCAGTTTGCCCGTGCCTTTGCGCCCCGCCCAGTTTTCTATCGTACCTTAGATTGGCGATCGCACGAATTATCGGCCAATAGTTCTCAATCTGCGCCTCAGTCAGCATTAGGCGATCGCGGTACATTTAGTTATGTACGCAATTCTTCTGTATTTGAATTAGAATTGAGCGCGATCGCTAACGCCCAAAAAGCAGGCTATGATAACCTGCACCTATTGTTACCCTTTGTGCGTAGCGTCCCTGAGTTTAGCTTCTGTCGGCAGAAAGTCGAGCAATTAGGACTTACTCAAGTACCCCAGTTTCAGTTGTGGATTATGGCAGAAGTCCCCAGTGTGTTATTTCTGCTACCAGAATATGTCAAAGCAGGGGTAGCAGGGATATCCATCGGCACAAACGACCTGACACAATTGTTACTAGGAGTAGACAGGGAACAAGGGGATATTACCAAAGTTTTAAACGAACGCCACCCGGCGGTAATGGCGGCAATTTCCCAACTAATTCAAATGTCGAAAACGGCTGGGATACCCTGTTCAATATGCGGACAAGCACCAGCAATTTATCCAGAAATCATCGATGAATTAGTGCAGTGGGGAATTACATCGATTTCCGTAGAACCAGAAGCAGTAGAAAGGACTTATCAGGCGATCGCGCGTGCGGAACAGCGTATAATTCTCGCAGCCGCACGACAACAAATTGGGGGAGTGGGGAAATAA
- a CDS encoding MgtC/SapB family protein: MLDNRYLAHNDFLQLIFRLFLALLIGAIIGLERQLRHKPAGLRTHMLVSFGSAVFVLIPLQLTTIQSHPEMISRVIQGIASGVGFLGAGEIVRESSQESQRLEIHGLTSAAAIWVSASLGIAAGCGLWQMGLVGAIITFAILNLFKKLERH; this comes from the coding sequence TTGTTAGACAATCGCTACTTAGCACATAATGACTTCTTACAGCTGATATTTCGGCTTTTCCTCGCTTTGCTAATTGGGGCTATTATTGGCTTAGAACGTCAACTTAGGCATAAACCAGCCGGGTTAAGAACTCATATGTTGGTTAGTTTTGGTTCTGCTGTATTTGTTCTCATCCCCTTGCAATTGACCACAATACAATCACATCCAGAAATGATTAGTCGAGTAATTCAAGGCATTGCATCTGGTGTAGGATTTCTTGGTGCTGGGGAAATCGTCCGCGAATCTTCCCAAGAATCACAACGTTTAGAAATTCATGGACTCACCTCAGCAGCAGCAATTTGGGTTTCGGCTAGTTTGGGAATTGCTGCTGGTTGTGGTTTATGGCAGATGGGTTTAGTCGGAGCTATTATAACTTTTGCAATTTTGAATCTTTTTAAGAAGTTGGAAAGGCATTAG
- the recF gene encoding DNA replication/repair protein RecF (All proteins in this family for which functions are known are DNA-binding proteins that assist the filamentation of RecA onto DNA for the initiation of recombination or recombinational repair.), whose product MYLKSIHLRHFRNYYDQRVDFTAAKTILVGNNAQGKSNLLEAVELLATLRSHRMARDRDLIQEEEPAAQINASLERDSGVSDLSITLRRNGRRSVAFNGESLRRQMDFLGVLNAVQFSSLDLELVRGSPEIRRNWLDTLLVQLEPVYAHILHQYNQVLRQRNAYLKKIQDTEQKLQQSQLAIWDAQLATTGTRVIRRRDRALARLAPLAAAWHASISGSTEVLQITYTPNVPLQQNQQEEIQQAFLTKIQQRAVAEMYRGTTLVGPHRDEVELTINQTPARQYGSQGQQRTLVLALKLAELQLIEEVVKESPLLLLDDVLAELDPYRQNQLLDTIQDRFQTLITTTHLSSFDSQWLKSSQILYVHKGEISTSDF is encoded by the coding sequence ATGTACCTCAAAAGCATACACCTGAGACACTTCCGCAACTACTACGACCAAAGGGTCGATTTTACTGCTGCGAAAACGATTTTGGTAGGTAATAATGCTCAGGGAAAGTCGAATTTGTTAGAGGCGGTGGAGTTATTGGCAACATTGCGATCTCATCGGATGGCACGCGATCGCGATTTAATTCAAGAAGAAGAACCAGCCGCCCAAATTAACGCTTCTCTGGAGAGAGATTCAGGGGTTAGTGACCTCAGCATCACCTTACGTCGTAATGGTCGTCGTAGCGTTGCCTTTAATGGTGAATCGCTGCGGCGACAAATGGATTTTTTGGGGGTGTTGAATGCGGTGCAGTTCTCCAGCTTGGATTTAGAACTGGTGCGCGGTAGTCCCGAAATCAGGCGTAATTGGCTAGATACACTCTTAGTTCAACTTGAACCCGTGTACGCTCATATTTTGCATCAATATAATCAGGTATTACGTCAACGCAACGCCTATTTAAAGAAGATTCAAGACACAGAACAGAAACTCCAACAATCACAACTGGCTATCTGGGATGCACAATTAGCTACTACTGGAACTAGGGTAATTAGAAGACGCGATCGTGCTTTAGCTCGACTTGCACCCCTAGCGGCTGCTTGGCACGCCAGTATTAGCGGCAGTACAGAAGTTCTACAAATTACCTATACCCCTAATGTACCATTACAGCAAAATCAACAAGAAGAAATCCAACAAGCTTTTTTAACCAAAATACAACAACGAGCCGTTGCCGAAATGTATCGTGGTACTACCCTTGTCGGCCCACATCGTGACGAAGTAGAATTAACTATCAATCAAACACCCGCTCGTCAATACGGTTCTCAAGGTCAGCAACGCACATTAGTATTAGCCCTAAAACTAGCAGAATTGCAGTTAATTGAAGAAGTTGTCAAAGAGTCACCTTTACTTTTATTGGATGATGTTTTAGCTGAATTAGATCCATATCGCCAGAATCAATTATTAGACACCATTCAAGACCGATTTCAAACCTTAATTACTACTACTCACCTCAGTTCTTTTGATTCTCAGTGGTTAAAATCCTCTCAAATTCTGTATGTTCATAAAGGAGAAATTTCCACCTCCGATTTTTAG
- a CDS encoding cation-translocating P-type ATPase, protein MSANSLPETAAAWHSLEVDKALGLLNSNADSGLTTEEVERRLQKYGPNELEEHGGRSTWEILLDQFKNIMLLMLIAVAFISGFLDFYSWRAGELKPGEIPFKDTIAILAIVILNGILGYVQESRAEQALAALKKLASPSVRVIRANKLVDVAAKDIVPGDVMLLEAGVQISADGRLIEQSNLQIRESALTGEAEAVNKQATIHLPEDTSLGDRINLVFQGTEVVQGRGKVLVTNTGMTTELGKIAAMLQSVESEPTPLQQRMTQLGNVLVTGSLILVAIVVVGGVLQAGNFSPLRDLLEVSLSMAVAVVPEGLPAVITVTLALGTQRMVRRNALIRKLPAVETLGSVTTICSDKTGTLTQNKMVVQSVYTNQKTFRVTGEGYAPVGDFQLDGQKVEVEDSPEVSALLLACAVCNDSVLQKEQGEWAILGDPTEGALVTLAGKAGIEKDQWSYKLPRVSEFPFSSERKRMSVISQLEKVNTGDQSFADVDPALTGLINNEPYIMFTKGSPELILARCTSIHLGANSAPLNEEQRQQILAENDQMASKGLRVLGFSYKPLTEVPPEGSDEESEHGLVWLGLVGMLDAPRPEVRAAVQECREAGIRPVMITGDHQLTARAIAVDLGIAQEGDRVLTGQELQRMNDQELEQQVDLVSIYARVAPEHKLRIVQALQRRGRFVAMTGDGVNDAPALKQADIGIAMGITGTDVSKEASDMVLLDDNFATIVAATKEGRVVYTNIRRFIKYILGSNIGEVLTIAAAPLLGLGGVPLTPLQILWMNLVTDGLPALALAVEPPEPDVMKRPPFSPRESIFARGLGSYMIRIGIVFAIITIILMQWAYTHSHAVTGPGLSADRWKTMVFTTLCIAQMGHAIAIRSNNQLTIEMNPLSNPYVLGAVVVTTILQLMLVYVPPLRDFFGTHWLPPSELAICIGFSALMFVWIEMEKLFFRFTGKKAV, encoded by the coding sequence ATGTCTGCTAATTCTCTACCTGAAACGGCCGCTGCTTGGCATAGTTTGGAAGTTGATAAAGCGCTAGGACTGCTTAATAGTAATGCGGACAGTGGCTTAACAACCGAAGAAGTTGAACGACGGTTGCAAAAATATGGCCCCAACGAATTAGAAGAACATGGGGGGCGTAGCACCTGGGAAATTTTGCTCGATCAGTTCAAAAACATTATGTTATTGATGCTGATAGCAGTGGCGTTTATTTCTGGATTTCTCGATTTTTACTCTTGGCGGGCTGGGGAACTTAAGCCTGGGGAAATACCCTTTAAGGATACGATCGCTATTTTAGCGATTGTCATTCTTAACGGTATCTTAGGTTATGTGCAAGAAAGCCGTGCCGAACAAGCCCTTGCAGCCCTGAAAAAACTCGCTTCTCCTTCGGTGCGGGTTATTCGTGCTAACAAATTGGTAGACGTAGCAGCCAAAGATATAGTCCCAGGCGATGTGATGCTGTTAGAGGCTGGGGTACAGATATCTGCCGATGGGCGGTTAATTGAACAATCTAATTTACAAATACGTGAGTCAGCACTTACAGGCGAAGCAGAAGCAGTAAATAAACAAGCTACTATACATCTACCCGAAGATACATCTTTAGGCGATCGCATTAATTTAGTTTTTCAAGGTACAGAAGTAGTTCAAGGACGGGGTAAGGTGCTGGTAACTAATACTGGCATGACTACGGAACTAGGTAAAATTGCCGCTATGTTGCAGTCGGTGGAAAGTGAACCTACACCATTACAGCAACGCATGACCCAACTAGGTAATGTTTTAGTTACAGGTTCTTTAATTTTAGTGGCGATCGTTGTCGTTGGTGGTGTCCTTCAGGCTGGAAACTTTAGTCCCCTCAGAGATTTATTAGAAGTTTCCTTAAGTATGGCGGTAGCTGTGGTTCCTGAAGGTTTACCTGCCGTAATTACAGTCACCTTGGCATTGGGAACCCAGCGCATGGTACGGCGTAACGCCCTCATTCGCAAACTTCCAGCCGTGGAAACTCTCGGTTCTGTAACCACCATCTGTTCTGATAAAACAGGCACACTCACCCAGAACAAAATGGTAGTGCAGTCGGTTTATACCAACCAGAAAACTTTTCGTGTTACAGGTGAAGGTTATGCCCCTGTAGGTGATTTCCAGTTAGATGGACAAAAGGTAGAGGTGGAAGATTCTCCTGAAGTCTCCGCCTTATTACTCGCCTGTGCAGTATGTAATGATTCCGTACTGCAAAAAGAACAAGGCGAATGGGCTATTTTAGGCGACCCCACCGAAGGCGCTTTGGTCACATTAGCAGGGAAAGCAGGGATTGAAAAAGACCAGTGGAGTTACAAGTTACCCCGTGTGAGCGAGTTTCCTTTCTCCTCGGAACGTAAACGCATGAGCGTAATTTCTCAGTTAGAGAAAGTAAATACAGGTGATCAGTCCTTCGCAGATGTTGACCCCGCCCTGACAGGCTTAATCAACAACGAACCTTACATCATGTTTACCAAAGGTTCTCCCGAGTTGATTTTAGCTCGTTGCACATCTATTCATTTAGGTGCAAACTCTGCCCCCTTGAATGAAGAACAACGCCAGCAAATTTTGGCAGAAAATGACCAAATGGCGAGTAAAGGTTTACGGGTACTGGGTTTCTCCTATAAACCCTTAACTGAAGTACCGCCAGAAGGGTCTGATGAAGAATCAGAACACGGGCTGGTATGGTTGGGTTTGGTGGGAATGTTGGACGCACCACGCCCAGAAGTGCGCGCAGCCGTCCAAGAATGCCGGGAAGCTGGTATTCGCCCAGTGATGATTACAGGCGACCATCAATTAACAGCACGAGCGATCGCCGTTGACTTAGGTATTGCCCAAGAAGGTGATAGGGTTCTCACTGGTCAAGAATTGCAAAGAATGAATGACCAAGAATTAGAACAGCAAGTTGACCTTGTAAGTATCTATGCAAGGGTAGCCCCAGAACACAAATTACGAATTGTCCAAGCCTTGCAACGCCGGGGTAGATTTGTGGCGATGACAGGGGATGGTGTCAACGATGCCCCAGCCCTCAAACAAGCCGATATTGGTATTGCAATGGGTATCACTGGCACAGACGTAAGTAAAGAAGCTAGTGATATGGTGCTATTAGATGATAACTTCGCTACTATTGTCGCCGCTACGAAGGAAGGTAGAGTTGTTTATACCAACATCCGCCGCTTTATTAAGTACATCTTGGGTAGTAACATCGGTGAAGTCTTAACCATCGCGGCTGCACCCCTTTTGGGATTAGGCGGTGTACCCTTAACCCCCCTACAAATCCTCTGGATGAACTTGGTAACAGACGGTTTACCCGCCTTAGCCTTAGCCGTAGAACCACCAGAACCTGATGTAATGAAACGTCCACCCTTTAGCCCCCGTGAAAGCATTTTTGCCAGAGGCTTGGGTTCATATATGATCCGCATCGGTATTGTTTTTGCCATCATTACTATTATCCTTATGCAATGGGCATATACTCATTCCCATGCAGTAACAGGGCCAGGACTCAGTGCTGACCGATGGAAAACAATGGTGTTCACTACCCTATGTATTGCCCAGATGGGTCATGCGATCGCTATTCGTTCCAACAACCAACTCACCATCGAGATGAACCCACTCTCCAATCCTTACGTACTAGGAGCAGTAGTGGTGACAACGATTTTACAACTGATGCTTGTTTACGTTCCACCCCTGCGTGATTTCTTCGGTACTCACTGGCTACCCCCCTCAGAGTTAGCCATTTGTATCGGCTTCAGCGCCTTAATGTTCGTCTGGATTGAAATGGAGAAGCTATTCTTCCGCTTTACAGGCAAGAAAGCTGTGTGA
- a CDS encoding transglutaminase domain-containing protein — translation MLNMSFAPTNVTVSQMLAPRTIRPLTAATLCGIAFIQDRLIAIDTIKGHLLEIDPKTDNSKILNPHQVQEFTDVTGLAVWEDTLWVTRGNSVYRCKVDSLGLEHFVTLPYSADGVAVWESTVYVSCYRLSCILIFDRDTRKEITRFYAPGVGVENLAVYGDTLWVCDRTEQTVYSLDRATGEIKFSVLTPFDSPTGIGVHLDAETGKQNLYIAYASEEPYIRDNPNADPNHELTYRDRTFIHPLYYYHDPEKHYALSNGYLIEMSYAEEIAPLDEVYLQDVEWRIALPSETERQKIQQIEPIGIPFTEEVIDGQRVAVFKFETLAPGERHIFGWKALLEVRSIKYRITPKDVENLPEIPPEFQERYLVDDDELAMDTNIVRRAARDAVGSETNLLRKMYSIRNYVYDELSYGIKPYIDTPDIVLERGVGSCGEYVGVLLALCRLNGIPCRTVGRYKCPPQSEHQGVPLQPDFNHVWLEFYIPGLGWLPMESNPDDVGNDGQYPTRFFMGLSWYHIEIGKGIPFETLSSQGTRLTKEDIPIGDLAINHIRFTILKELSDF, via the coding sequence ATGCTGAATATGAGTTTTGCACCCACCAATGTGACCGTTAGCCAAATGTTAGCGCCAAGAACAATTAGACCGTTGACGGCTGCTACTTTATGTGGCATAGCTTTTATCCAAGATAGACTGATTGCCATTGACACCATCAAAGGGCATTTACTAGAAATTGACCCAAAAACCGATAACAGTAAAATTCTTAATCCGCATCAAGTCCAGGAATTTACAGATGTTACGGGTTTAGCAGTTTGGGAAGATACCCTCTGGGTAACTCGCGGTAACAGTGTCTATCGATGCAAGGTTGATTCTTTAGGTTTGGAACATTTTGTTACCCTACCTTACAGTGCAGATGGTGTTGCTGTTTGGGAATCAACAGTTTACGTTAGTTGCTACAGGTTATCCTGCATTTTGATTTTTGACCGGGACACCCGTAAAGAAATCACCAGATTTTATGCCCCAGGGGTTGGGGTAGAGAATTTGGCAGTTTATGGTGATACCCTGTGGGTGTGCGATCGCACTGAACAAACAGTCTATTCTCTAGATAGGGCAACGGGGGAAATCAAGTTTAGTGTGTTGACTCCGTTTGATTCGCCTACAGGTATTGGTGTACATTTAGATGCCGAAACAGGCAAGCAAAATCTCTACATTGCCTACGCATCAGAAGAACCCTACATCAGGGATAATCCTAACGCCGATCCTAACCATGAATTAACGTACCGCGATCGCACCTTTATCCACCCCCTCTATTACTATCACGACCCAGAAAAACATTACGCTCTTTCTAATGGTTATTTAATCGAAATGTCCTACGCTGAGGAAATCGCTCCTTTAGACGAGGTGTATTTACAAGATGTAGAATGGCGAATTGCCCTCCCCTCAGAAACAGAACGCCAAAAGATTCAACAAATTGAACCCATCGGTATTCCTTTTACAGAAGAAGTAATTGATGGACAACGTGTGGCTGTATTTAAGTTTGAAACCTTAGCCCCTGGTGAACGTCACATATTTGGCTGGAAAGCATTGCTAGAGGTGCGGAGTATCAAGTATCGCATTACACCCAAAGATGTGGAGAATTTACCCGAAATTCCCCCAGAATTTCAGGAACGGTATTTGGTGGATGATGACGAATTAGCAATGGATACTAACATCGTCCGCCGTGCTGCCCGTGACGCTGTTGGTTCGGAAACAAATTTGTTGCGGAAAATGTATAGCATCCGCAATTATGTTTACGATGAATTATCTTATGGTATTAAACCTTACATAGATACACCAGACATCGTTTTAGAACGGGGTGTTGGTTCCTGTGGTGAGTATGTAGGCGTATTACTGGCACTGTGCCGTTTGAATGGTATTCCTTGCCGCACCGTTGGTCGGTACAAATGCCCTCCACAAAGCGAACACCAAGGCGTTCCCCTGCAACCAGATTTTAATCATGTGTGGCTGGAATTTTACATCCCTGGCCTTGGCTGGTTGCCAATGGAATCTAACCCTGATGATGTGGGCAATGACGGTCAATATCCTACCCGCTTTTTCATGGGTTTGAGTTGGTATCACATCGAAATTGGTAAAGGGATACCCTTTGAAACTCTCAGTAGTCAAGGTACTAGATTAACTAAGGAAGATATCCCCATAGGTGATTTAGCGATTAACCACATCCGATTTACCATTCTCAAGGAGTTGTCTGATTTTTAA